Part of the Peromyscus leucopus breed LL Stock unplaced genomic scaffold, UCI_PerLeu_2.1 scaffold_1317, whole genome shotgun sequence genome is shown below.
atttattaaatctggttttatcatggaatattttgtttactccacctatggtgattgagagttttgctgggtataatagtctgggttggcatctgtgatctcttagtgtctgcataagatttgtccatgatcttctagctttcatagtctctttgagaagtctggtgttattctgatgggtttgcctttatatgttacttggtctttttcctttgttgctcttaatatttttctttgttctgtatgtttagtgttttgactattatgtggcgaggggactttgtTTTTGGATCCAGCTtattttggtgttctgtaagcttcttgtatcttcatatgtatttctttctttaggttaggaaagttttcttctatgattttgttgaatatattttctgtgtctttgagttggtattcttccccttcttctatccctattattcctaagtttgatcttttcatggtgtcccaaattttctggatattttgtgttatgactttttggttttagtgttttctttgactgacgaatctattttctctatcgtgtcttcagtgtcagagattctctgttccatctcttgcattcggttggttatgcttgcatctatagttcttGTTGGTTTtatcagattttctatttccagcattccctcagtttgtatcttctttattgtttcgatttcaattttcaaatcttgaactgtttcctcaatctgtttaattgctttttcttgtctttctttgatttcttccaattttttgtttgtttttccttccatttctttaagggaatttttcatttcctctttaagggagttttttatttccttttaaaggaagttttttatttcctctttaagggcctctatcatcttcttaaagtcatttttaagattgatttcttctgcttctgtgttggtatgttcaggtcttgcaggtgtagaatcactagcgTCTGATggtgtcatataggtctttatgttgttgcctgtatttttgcactggcgtctactcatctctccttctgtcagcacaggtggtgtctgtgtctgagagtgcctctcttgttccaaTTGATAGTCTTGGTCCACTGGGAGTTCTTGGTCAAATCAGTGCtcttgggctctgtttctctgggagcagcttagtccaattggtgttagtgggttctgtctcagagAGCCAAGCCTCCTGAGTGCACTGTCACCCTCAGCTCTATTGTGGTTTCTTATGACAACCAGGCCTTACACTTTGTCAGTTGTATTTTTACAAAAGACCTCCTAAGTGTCTGCAAACTCTACCACATAAAGAAGCCCAAATGATCTGTGCCAAACCTAGTTTACTTACATCTTACCTTTGTGAGATCTGGTAGCTCATGGTTATCTGAGGTATtttagaagaggcaggaagactatcattttttttatcctgtttatttttttcttttattttacaatactattcagttctacataacagccacagattcccttgttctcccacttcctgccaccctccccttccccccagcccaccccccattcccaccacctccagatcaaggccacccccgaggactgataGTTTGACctggcaagtccagtcccctccttccagattgagccaagtgtccctgtataagtcccaggtttcaaacagctatctcatgcatcATTCTCCTTTTTACAGTAgtctgtgatggtattgtgttccctgaaatattgtgcaccctaataaacttatctggggtcagagacagaacagccacaatattaaacatagaggataggcagtggtagctcacgcctttaatcctagcatttcagaggcagaaatccatgtgttcaaggatacagccaagcatggtgactcacgcctttaatcccagaaaatgagcctttaatcccagggactgatggtagaaagcagaaaggtatataaggtgtgaggaccagaaaatagaagctttttagctggtttaagctttcaggctttggagcagcagttcagcagagactcattctggatgaagactcagaggcttccagtctgaggaaacaggatcagctgaggaactggcgaggtgaggtagctgtggcttgttctgcttctccgatcttccagcattcaccacagtaactggcaccaggtttgattttattaataagacctgttaagattcatgctatagtaGTCACTGTCCATAGGTTAATCTTAGAGGTGATGAGAAAAataaccacacccagcttctttaaTTATTTCCTTGTTCTTTCTACACTTCTTGCCTAGtgtcttctccatctctctcttttaaagggttttttcattttttttagatttatttatttgtgtattttatgtatcaGAGTACTCTAatagcatgtatgcctgcatgacagcCGAGGCCATCAGATCCTGTTATAGATAGTTGtcagccatcatgtggttgctaggaatcaaactcaggtccgcaggaagagcagccagtgctcttaaccactgagccatctctagcccagaagtttttttttattatctttaattataTGAATTATGAATTATGTTCTTGGAGGCAGATCCCtcagaaccagagttacagaagTTTGTAAACCGccagatgtggaaactgaacttgtctgctggaagagcagtacattcTCTAAACCACTGAACCATAGCTCCAGCCCCACCCTCCAACTCTTACCAACACTGActtggtgaagatgtaactgGCACACTTTGCTGGGCATATTAGGAATTCTACAGTAGAGAACAGGCACTGGACCATTCATTTCCTGCAGAAATTTTAGATCTCTATGAATTGTCCTTTCCATCCTGTTCCTTTCAAGGAATCATGTCCCTTCTCAGTTTCATTCATgtactgttgttggttgtttttactcttttttttctctttggggggcccaccacctagctcccaaatatctttcttatgaatgccaggccttagcttggcttatttctaggcAGTTTTTCTTGAATTAacccatctaccctttgcctctgggctttacctttctctgtttctatatatcttttctttccttctgattccatgtgtggctgtgtggttgtgtggctggctCTTCTTCCCACTCCTTGATCTTttcacttcccagatttctcctcctatttattctttctgcctgtcagccccacctatcctttctcctgcctagctattggccattcaacacTTTaatagaccaatcaagtgttttagacaggcaaagtaacacagtttcacagaattagacaaatgcaacataaaagaatgcaacacatgtttgcattattaaacaaatattccacaacataaacatatgtaacacatcttcaactaatattctagaACAATGTAGTCTAATTGTTTCAGGTACTTGGGTCAGGCAAAGGCATggagcatatttaaaaaaaaaaagtccaaaagaGAACTTGCCCTGTGGAAGGGGAAAACATGCCCATAGTAGAAGataattacaaaatgaaataattcaggTGAAGCAGAAACTCATGTGGTGATCCGAATGATCtttcctgtattagttacttttcttgttgctatggagATACCTGACAAGTATCTTATGGGAAGAAGGTTTTATTTCTGCTCACAATTTTAGGGAACACAACCCTCCATAGCCAGGAAGGCCCGGTGGCAAGAACCAGAGGCATCTGATCTCACTGAATTGTCAAGAAGGGAGAGTTGGGCTAGCCTATTAAAGCCTAAGGGTGGACTTCAGTGACCCATCTTCCTGGAGAGTGCTACCAGCCAGGGACTAAGTGTCAAACAAACACCAGTTTCTTTTCCCGTTGCTGTGATTGTTAATCCTATGGATTGAGAATAAGCCtcctaccacagtttaaagccaaatttgaagcaagctttaattaaatactggtcaAGTGGGCAGGTTCATACCCCCTGTCCCAGGAAATGACCCAGAATCACAGTTTGTAATGGTTTAAGAAGGAAAATCCATAATTCATTGCACTTCCCATCAAGTCCACTCAGGGACAAGCATGCATCCTGACATACCTCCagcctgtgaacctcctgcccacatgtgatcaagcaaaTCCAATGCAGATGGATCAGataaacttgtttaggggaatgaaaacatgtggcttgttgtctcccataaacaacagcctccagcgtTTCAGGAACTacctgtccttgggcaaggggcttgcagatgagaggcatttttgtttcatggatctcttaggcatggTAATTGTTaaaattctgccctcactccagctgcatgactgcacacgcacagttcaggagttaagcagggtcttgcgtcttacatcatcagtgtgtgtTGGTGACTACGTGCTCGTGACGTGGTCATGCAGTCagtgcatgcatggtgtagctctgTGGGCCCACTTGTGCCTTAATGAGCCGCGACTTAGACCccactctctctctgttctgtctcttctcccaccatctttccctctctctgcatgtgctccTTTCCCAGGCTTCCTCCTAAAAAACTCTGCTACTAAATAGTCGTGGCCGTGGCTCGTGGCTTGTGACTTCCACTGGTAACCAGTGCCACCACCATCGCCGTTTATCATTCTTCCAgtaattaaaatgtaactttggctctcagaTGATAAAAGGCTCTGACAAAGGAATTTAAGAGACAAAGAGATTGCAAGGAAGCCAGGGCACCAGCAGCATGCAGTAGCTGGTCATATCATTGTCacattcaggaagcaggaagtgttGAATGCACAGTGTGGCTCagattcctttctccacccagatTCTCAGCCAGTCAATTGTTACCCACAGTGGGTAAGTCTCCCTACCTCAATTAAAGCAGTCAAGATAATCACCCACAGATATGACCAGAGGCCAGTTtgccaggtgattctagattctgttagGTTGAAAATTAACACTAACCAGCATATCTCCAGTGCAACTCTCTGGAAAGAAGGAATGAGATCTCTCCCTCTACTCAGCCACAGCCTTTCACCTCTGACTTTTATACCATGCAAATGACATATACATATTTGGTTAGATGTTTACAGTTATTACAGGTATAatagcttttttaaaagtttagatgATTTCTAAATGTTTCTAGATAATGGTAACAATGACTTACATTAACTATGTATGTCTAAGTAAAATGCTTTTATAGATTATTTCACTGTATAGTTAGAGCAACCTTATGACTTCAGCCAGGAAGAGAGCTTTGTTGGGTCTTTCTGAATGTCTTAAGGAAGGTTACTAGATGAATAAGAAGGGGAAAAGCATGGACTGGAACAAGATCATTCCCCCAAGTCTATCGATCTTTATGTTCTACACAGTTCTATTAGGTGTAGAGGCCTTCCTTTGTGTTTCCATCTTCTTGGAGAAATATTCTATAGTTAAGTCCTATATACTTAGGGTGCACATAGGTAGGTGCTTATAAGAGTGGGGCAGAGAATGTCACAAGAGAAAGCAAAAAGTCACACAAAGGTTGACTTTAGGAGACCCGGAGAATTTTAGTTTGATGTCCAAAATGCTCTATCTTCCATTTCCTGTCAGCCACTTGACACACAGTCTCTTGACAATGGGGACAAAAACAGCGTATGCTATCAATTCCTATATATAGTTTAAAGCTTTCGGATTAATATCTTAGAGGCCACATGTGACCTAAGTCTTCTATATTAATGTAACAGGTCATAAGGAAACTCGGATTCGGCTATACCCATCCCACCAACTTGTGCGACCTTGAAGCAGTTCTCAGAGattgcctttttcttctttatccagTGTAATCCAAAGTTTCGTCTCACGGGGTTTTGTGAGAATACTTAACGCTAAGAGGGTACACCATGACCAActttaagtttcttttatttccttttgcaaTGTTGAGACGGGCGTCCTGAGCTCTGAGCATCGCACACGCCAGACGCAAGCAGAGTCTGGCGCAGCAGTAGcagaaggagcagcagcagcggcagcagcagcagaaggagcagcagcagcagcagcagcagcagcagcagaaggagcagcaggagcagcagcaacagcagcagcagcaggagcagcggCAGTAggagcagcagcggcagcggcagcaggaGCACACTctaggaggtgggagagaggaagaacccTTGGGTTTCAACCTGCCCAATCAACCTGACCGCAAGGCAGAGACTCTCATATTTTAGGTCTCGCAGGCACTGGGGGTGGAGTCTCCCCGAGAGAGCGCGCCGGCGTGGCGTCATCACTGCGCGCCGCCCCGCGTTGCGTGCGCAGCTCCGCCCGAGCCTGAGAAGGCGGAGCTTCCTTCTGGTTAGGGCGGAGCGCGCTTTTCTCCTGCGCTTTCTGTGGCCGCCTTGGGTCTCAGGGAAGTGAGACGTCCAGAGTCTCTTTTCCCGGAGGAGGGCGTCTTCCTCGAGGGCTTCCGAGCGGAGACTCAGCCATGCCGAACTCGAGGCCCAGACCCCGCCGCGGCGCCGCGGGTGGCTCAGGGGCGGCCGGCCGGGACCGGCTGGTGGCGCGGTCCTTGCAGAGCGCTGAGCACTGTCTGGGCGCCCAGGACTTCGGCACTGCCTATGCCCATTACCTCCTGGTGCTCAGCCTGGCGCCGGAGCTCAAAGACGACGTGAAGGTGAGGCCTTCCTTCCCGAGTGCCTGTCAAACCCTGCGATCTTAACAGTGACGacggggtggtgtgtgtgtgtgtgtgtgtgtgtgtgtgtgtgtgtgtgtgtgtgtgtgtgtgtgacagagacagagactgagaaacTTCAAGCATCTGACTACTATGGGGGTCGATTCCCTGCAGGGCTCTCCTGCAGCCCATCTCAATACAGCCAGGTTTTTGTAACAAGTCAAAAGTCTTCTCACATCTGTTTCAGAATTTCTGCCTCACTTAAGGTTCCAAAGGCCCTTTAAATGCTAATAAGACTGGGTAGTCCTTTCTCTCTTCCAGTACCTAATTAGCCCTGCCTTGGAGGCTTTGCATTATCCTGTGTAGAAGGAATACTGTACGTCCTGGAGTTGGATAAATTGTGCAGTCCTAAGGGACTTTTGTTTGAGGATCCACCTTATGTGCAAGTTACCCTGTTGAACTACTGTACGTTTTCATGTATTAGAATCTCAATGTCAAAAAACAATGTAATTGCACATTCAGTTTAAGCTGCGGACGATCTTGCTTTGTTTAGCCCAGAGTGTCTCAACCTGACACTGTTGACATTTTGCACAAGCCAGTCCTGTGTCTTCCTTCATGTTTGGCAGCATGGTCTGGCCTCTGGATGTCAGTAGCATTAGGCTTTTGTAATTCACAGAAATTTAGGACCTGGTGGTTTACCGCAGAAGATGATAGCGTTCTGGGTAGTTTGCTCCTGTGTATAGACAGCAGTAGAATCCACACAATTTTTCTTTGTGCAGTTCTAGCTGCTGCTTCCGTGAATGGACAAGATAAATAGTGGGTGTTGAAAGTACACATAAAATTTGGCTGTGAGTGTAGATCATTGGAGGAGTGCTTGTGTTGGTAAAATTCTTATCCAGGGAAGACATAAGCCATATCTGCCCTTTTCCCTAAGATTCCAACAACAAACTGAGGTCTCTGGGGGAACCAGTGAGTTcattgggcttacttacagagcatAGATGAGGGGTTACTTATTGAATGTGGGTGCTCCCCTCACAAAAGGCTACACTGGAaagcctttacccagcagggctgatAGCCTTCTCATAGCTCATAGCTGGACTCCCTGCCACCTTCCACTGTCTTCCCTGGCTTATACACTCTGtaccagaggttctcaacctgtgggttgtggccCCTTTGGGgttcgaatgaccctttcacaggggtcacagatcagatatctgcatatcagataatttacattatgattcatagcaatagcaaaagtagttatgaagtagcaacaacaacaattgtatggttggggtcaccacatgagtatggtggtattttatttgtactgaaatgtgattttaattgtatgttaatagataaagttgccctggggtcagagctattagagccatagcaagagcgtggtggttagaagagctaggtagatctctgtgtgttcagggatacagccagcattggagacatatgcctttaagacctggagggcggtacttacaggcagtgacgaggcagtcatgtgtttgggtttacaaccaatgagaaggcagaacaggaagactatttaaagacagacacacaggaagtagctctctttcggggaagctaggaccaccgcaggaggtaagattttagttctgagctctgacctctcggctttctattttacattggttctgtgtttcttattttaataagacagttggttacatctacaacatgaggacctgtatgaaagggttgcagcactaggaaagttgagaactgTAGCTCTAGACTCTACTTGAAGCCATGCACTTAGAGCCGTGTCGCATGCAACAGGTGGTACGAACCGCAGGATACTCAGTGAGGGTCTCATGACCCAGCCTGCCTTTCTAGGAGAGATGTAAACAGTCAACAAGTCCATCTGGTATGATCTTTGCAAGTGGGCACAGCTAAACTCCCTTTCAAGTTGTTTGGCTTGGAGGATAGGCCTGTACAACAGCTTGCCATAGAATAGCCCTGAGTGTGATGCTCTGGGTTGCACTCccagcacagaaaaaaataagtgtaaaATTTGACTGTATGGCTGGAGACCTAGCTCAGTTGGTGGATTTGTGCTCAGCACGTGTGAGGTCTAAACCTAGTgtagcagcacacatctgtaatcccagcacttgggaggtagaggcaggagaatcagaagttccagGGTAGCTTCAACTACGTAAATGAGTTTGAGGTAGGGTTGTGTGCGACCCATCCTCATTTTCTATTAAAGACAAACTGGTGATGGCCAACACTCAATAGGATTTAGTAACTGGCTTGTTTTATATGAAACAAAGTTCGTATTTCTCTGCAAATGCCACATTCGCAGAAGTTTGTTTTCCTGATAGTCTTTCTGCTACCTATACCCTCACTTCAGTCACATTAAACTGTTGGGGAATGTTAcgttaaggtgtgttacttctgtttatgttgcatttgtttaactctgtgaagctgtgttactgtgcctgtgtaacatacctgatggtctaataaatagctgaacagccaatagtgaggcaggagagagaaacaggcagagctggcagccagagaggatatatagaaggagaaatctgggaggagagagatctaggagcgagaggaggaggaggacatcaggggcccaccacctagctacacagccatCAATGgtgtaagagtgaaagtaagattccaaaaatagagaaaggtgaaaggccagaggcaaaaggcagacaagttaatttaaagttaagaaaagctggaaagaaacaagccaagctaaagctaggcattcataattaagaataaacctccatgtgtgatttatttgggagctgggtggcaggccccaaaatggacaaagagtaagaaaacaagtaacattaaaccacttatgttttaaaatttttaaacaatatatatgaatatttgcctgtatatatgtatacgtgCCACCTGTGTGCAGTAAAAGGGACCAATATCGGCTCAGGGTACCCGAAGACCAAGTTCTCAACACAAAGGAGacttatttgccccagagggacaaagggtggggaataagagacaaagccaggagagagaggacagggacaaggggaagggaagaagggagaggggaggggcattTATCCCAAGGGGAACATAGGACcacctctggatagagaggaggcaGATGTGTCCAgaggcaaatggtggtttataaaggtaaagggtgaaaccccatgttaggatgaggtgtttagttttaattgggcatgttcattaggtgagccaaagggggcttttgattgctggacttcaatactttgacagctggaccttggtagtcagcctcagggggaggaagtggccaaataagggaacagaccttggtgacTAGTTTCAGGAATGTACTCTAACGGTtcttagcaaggcagagggaatggggagaagggcaaggcctgccagagccatgcctgcTATGCTCAGGCTGGCCAGAGTCTCTTCATGTAGGT
Proteins encoded:
- the LOC119087112 gene encoding protein arginine N-methyltransferase 9-like — translated: MPNSRPRPRRGAAGGSGAAGRDRLVARSLQSAEHCLGAQDFGTAYAHYLLVLSLAPELKDDVKETFQYTLFKWAEELDALSRIQDLLACYEQALELFPDDEVICNSMGEHLFRFVVT